Genomic segment of Thermococcus sp.:
CCCTCAGCTACTGCAACATCCACGGCCTCTGGGAGAACGAGGTCACGCTTGAATGACTCTTCCGCCCCAACCCCCTCTCTTTTTTGATGTTCTGCCTGAGCAACATCCGGAAGGTTTATTTATACTGCCGACGAGAGTGTTCTACAATGAATTATTGAGATGATAGATGATGTACCAGTACCACGTTGTCATGAGCGTTGGCGGAATCCTGGTTCTTCTCGGGATTTTCCTGACGTGGAACCTCTCAAGGAATATAGAAAAGTTCCGGCTCGGAACAAGGAGTATTTCCTGGTTCATGTTCCTCGGCGGGCTCCTGACGGCACTTGGGTTCATCGAGCTTATGATAGGGATGGGAACCGAGACAATGGCACTTCCAGCCATCCTCGGACCAGCCCTGATAGTTTACGCACTCTCCGAAAGCGGCCTTGTGAGGGCAAAGCCGGAGATGCTCGTCCAGGTGGCGGTGATAGTGGGCTCACTCGTGCTGAGCGGGGACAGGATCCTGTACGTTATCGAATCATTCTCTGCCATAGCCATCGTGATCCTTATGGACGCCGCCGCGTTCTACGTCCACACCCCCGAATCCTACAGCAGGGGGGCGAGGCTTTCGGCGTGGCTGTTCACCCTCTTCGTGCCCTTGAACGCATATGAACCAGGAAGTCCGCTGGCCATGGGGCTGTACCTAATCTCGACCACCCTCTGGGTCGCAATACTCATCGGACTCCACGGCGTCCTCAGGGAACGCTTCCCCAGAACTGCCCAGGAAAGCTTATAACGGGACACTCCAACTCCCCTCAGGTGAGAAAAATGAAGGTTTACATGCCGGGCAGGGAGTGGCCTGAGCACTATAAGGCTGTTCTCAATGAACTCGCGGAGATAACCGACCCCGTCACGGGGGGAGACATCCTCGACTCGGGTGTTGTTGCGGGGCTTGAGGTCTCGGACGACACGCTCAAGGTCTGGCTCAACTTCGAGAGCCACGCCGAGTACAACATAACGGGTGCGAGTGCGATAGCGTACTCCAAGATAATCGGCGACATAATCGAGCGCTTTGCCCTGGTCAGGTTCCAGAACGTCTACGTCTACGACCTCAAGAACAACCCCGTCGGAGTTTTTGAGAACAAGAAGGGATATAAGATTGAGGATATAAGCACGGAGAAGGTCTGAGCCTTGGGACTCTTTGAACTTTTTAGGGCAAAAAAGAGGCCCGAAAAGGGGCCCAGGAAGGACCTGCCCCCCGAGGTCTCCAGGGTAGTTGGGATTTTGCGGAACGTTCACGACCCCGAAACCGGGCTCAGCATAGTCGATGAGGGTCTCCTCTACGGCTTAACAGTGGAAAGGGACGAGGTCGATGTTTTCCTTCTGATGGCCAGGTCAACGCCGGAGTGCCATTTCTGCCAGATGCTGGCAATAAACGTCCAAAACAGAATTCTGAGAGAGATAGTGGACGCCCTGAAGAGGGAAGGGTTTAATAGAATAAGAATCTACAACGAAATTGGACTGTTGCTTGCGGAGGGATGATTTATGGTTCAGGAACTTGACGAGGGGCTTCCCCTCGAAAAGGTTAAGGATTTCTCCCTTGAGGAGCTCCTCGGAATGGCCATAAAGGCCGAAATCGGGGCAAGAAAGTTCTATGAAAGCCTGGCTGAAAGGCTCGATATCCAGGCCCTGAAGGAAAAGATTGAGTGGCTTGCCGACGAGGAAGGCAAACACGAGGCGCTCCTAAGAAACCTGTACGAGAGCATGTTTCCCGGAAAGGAAGTGGTCTTCCCTGGGGAGCACATAGGGCCCGAGCTTCAGCCCGTTGCAAGGGAGCTCCACGGGGCCGAGGACATCATAGAGCTGATACGCTGGGCAATGAGGGCCGAGGAGATAGCGGCCAACTTCTACGCCGAAATCGAGAACATCGTCGAAGCAGAGGACAAAAAGAGGCTCATGCGCTACCTAAGCGACATGGAAAAGGGGCACTACTACACCCTGAAAGCCGAGTACGAACTCCTCCTCGACTGGTCGATGTACAGCCAGATGATGAACCTCGGCCCGTGATTTTACCTTCATTAGGTATTCCCTTATTATGTTACAATACGTTTTTGATAATATCAGGATAATGCGACATTCAGAGAAAAATTTATAAATCCATAACTAAATCCCGTAGCAACACGTGAAAAGGGGGTTTAAATGGGTGACAATCTAGTGATCTTTATACTCTTTCTTAAAATTGGAATGGGAATTATATTTTTGAATGCTTTTTTCAGAAGTAGTCGAAAATCGGCTCTTTTGATATCCCTTGGGTGGATAACCAGTGCTACCTTGCCTATAAAGCGCGTGCCTTTCCATGGGATATACCTGGATTCCGTCATCATGGGAGTATCCACTGCACTTACCCTTGTCGGGATATTACTTCTGATTGAGGAGGAGACCGGCAGACACTCCCCCACCGCCATGCATTTAACCCTCCCAGTAATTCCAGTCGCCTATGGGATTTTTGAGAGCCTCATGAAAGAAAACTGCGCTTGTGTCTACGCAACATCGGGAGTTCTCCTAGTTATAGGTGGGGTGGTGATCATAGAATTTCTTTCCAAATACTACCACAGTCAAGCAAAGCTGTTTGGCGTGACTATTCTTCTTTCAGGAGTCGCTAGTATGGCATACCCCAGTCTGTATTTTAATGGAATGATGCCGGAGCAAATAGAAATGTACGGTGCAACATTATTGGCGCTCTTAACGGCCTATGCATATTATCAAATCATATACAGCAAGAGGTTCCTCGAAATCCACAAGATACCCACAAATTCTTCTTCGGGGCCCGATATATCCCCCGGGGTATACATAATGTCTCTCACTGAGTTCAAAGAGATTCGCCAGAAGTTAAGAAGATACCCCGTGCTTGCATTTTTGAGAACAACCCCTGGGGAAGAGGGTTGGATAACGTACTGGATACGAACTATTGAAGGTCCTGACACAATACCTCCCACATCTCTCTACAGAATAACACAACTCACCTCCCAGTATTTGAATGAGATGACACAGGCCAAAAAGAATGGGATTGTGGTTTTAGAGGCTCCTGAATTCTTAAAACTGTACAACGACTTCAGGAGTGTGTTAAAATTACTCTCCAGTCTCAGGGATATCTCCATAATATTTAGAGCAACCCTAATTGTGGTAACTGAAAAAGATACCTGGGAAGACAAAGAATGGCCCCTTCTAGTCAGGATACTCCACTAGACTGCAAGAGATAGAACTTCCCTTCCAGTTTCATTTCTTAGCGGCTATAATAAAAAATAATTAGGAAGCCACCGAAGAGTCCCTGCGGAACCCCTCGTGAGTTTCACTCCTTGTACTTTGATATCAGCTCCGCCAGAATCCTGTGGTGCTCCTTCTCGTTCTCGACCAGGGCCTCGGCGAGGCTCTTGAACAGGGGGTGGGTCATCTTCTCCGCCATCTTCTGATAGGTCTCTATCATGTCCTTCTCTATGTCCAGGTGCATCTCGGCAAAGCGCTTGACTAGGGCTTTCTGCTCGGGCACAAGTTCGACCTCTTTGGTCTCCTCTATGGGCCCCTCGCCCGCGAGCTTCTCCAGCTCCTTTTGGGCCTCCAGAATGGCCTTCATCAGGTGCTTGTGGATTATCGTGTCGACGGCTATCCTGCCAACGACCTTCTCAACGCCGGTGTACTTAAGTCCCTGACCGCGTATCCTTCCAAGGCCATCGGTGTAGCTTGACGCGGCCTTTTTCTCGGTTTCGTAGGCCTTCTTAACGAGGGGTTCAGCCATGGACATCACCGGTTATACGTTTGGCGTTCGAAATATATAACACTTTTTGCATAAATCCGGGGTGTAGCATCAGAACAGGAGGAATCTGAAAAACAGAAGGACAAAAACAAAAAACGAAAGGGGCTCAGCCCAACACCACGATGGAGCCTGGGTCCTTAACCCTCAGGGCGAGTGCTTCACTCACAAGGAATGCAACCTCCTCCCCTTCCGGACCGAGTTCCTTGAGGTCGGGCTCCTGGCCTATTACGATGTCGAGAACGGCTGGGGTGTTCGCGAACACCACTACCTTGTTCTCGTCCAGGCTCGGCGTTACGAATATTCCTCCGCGGAAAACCCCTTTGAGGACCTCAATCAGCATCTTCCCTCCCTGCTCGTGAACGCGGAGGAGCTTTGCGTACCTCTTGGGGTTGATCACAAGGGCAAAGGGCCCAGAGGAGGACTCGCTGGCCATCTGCAGGGCCGTCATCAGGCTGTCGAGGGCGCCTTCAGTGGACTCCCAGTCTCCCAGGGGAGCGCTCTTTGAGCCGGCCGAGAGGAGTTCTCTTATAAGGAGAGCCTCCTCGTCCTTAACCAAGAGCTCCCCGGCCTTTACGGCAACGGCCGGATCAAAGGAACCGTCGCTGAGCTCTCTCAGGCCAACGTAGAACTTCTTCGTCAGCAGGGGGATCGGCCTGTACTCCTGCCTTGCGACCCTGACACCGTCCTTCTCCTCTATCACGTCCACCCTGTAGGACTGGAGGCCGAGCATCTTGGTTCTTGGGAGGGCGTTGTAGAGCACCCTGCTCCTCTCAACTGCTCCCAGGAACGCGTCCCTCAGAACTTTCATGTAGTCAGCGACCCCGGCCTCTGGATCGCCCGAAGAGAGCTCAGTCCTAATGCCCGTCATCTCCTCGACCTCTTCAAAACCGTCCTTGAGCTCCCCTACCTGCTCGGAGTCCAGGTGGAGGAGCAGTGCCATGAACTCGCCCACATGGGCCTTCTCTTCCCTAGCGACGTCCAGGAAGACACTCTTAAGCTTTTCGTCCTCGATAAATCGAGCGAACTGCTCGTAGAAGTTTATGGCATCGAGTTCTGCCTCAATGGCCCAGCGAAGGGCCTGGGCTATTTCCTCCTTGGATAGGGGTTTCTCCCGGGATATCGAAATGGGGTTCAGACCCAGCATGGGATCACCACCATAAGGTCTCGTTCTTCCTAAATAACCTTTTTCGCCAAAAAAATGTAGAGGGAAAATCACTTCAGAAACTTCGAGACGTATGGACTTTCACCGGGCTTTCCGCGCCTGAAGTGGCCGCTCGGCTTGCCGGTGAGCAGTTCCTCAAACCAGGCCTCGTGCTCTATCTCCTCGTGGAGTATCGCCAGAGCGAGGTCATAGGTCCTCGGGTCTTTGCCCATCGTGTAGTTACATATCTCGGTGTAAACACCGACTGCACAGCGTTCTGCCTCAAGGAGAACCTTAAGGATGTTCTCGATGGTGGGCTCCTCCGGCAGATAAGCGTCGCGGCACCAGGCCATGTTTGCGAAGTCCCTTATGTCCCTGGGGAGGTCTCCGCCAAGTTCGTATATCCTCGGCACGAGGGCCTCGAAGTGGTTCCTGTCCTCTATCCTGGCGTCCTCAACTATCTCCTTTATTGCCTCCCCCTCGAGGCCTGCCGCGTAGTTCCTCAGAATCGTGTAGTAGTAATAGGTCGTAAACTCCGCAGCGGCTGCCCTCAGCAACATATCCAAAAGCTTTTCCACGTCTATTCCTGCCCTTTCAACCAACCTTCTGTTGTGTTCCGACATAGGTTTCACCAGATTTTAGTTGTAACTTCTACTTAATAAACTTTTCTATTTAGAAGTTATTTCTAATTAGAAAGACTTATAAAGTTCCCCGAGAATTGGGACACATGTGGAGGGAAAAAGCGGTAGAAAGACTCAAGAGGGGTGGCTACAAGCTCACACCCCAGAGGCTCAGGCTGATAGAGGTTCTCGATGAGCTCGGGAAGTCCCACCCATCGCTCACCGAGCTCCTGGAGGAGATAAGGAAGGAGTTCCCCACGATGAGCTTTTCGACGCTCTACTCCAACCTCCTGACCCTGAGGGAGCTCGGGTTAGTTGAGCTCTTCTCCCTCGAAGGTGAGACCAGGGTAGAGGTAAACACCGAGCCTCACGTGAACATCATAGAGGGGGAGAGGATAATCGACGTTAACGACCCGGAGATAATAGAGGCCATAAGGAGAAAAACGGGGAGAAGGGTTAAGCTCGTCAATGTGCTAGTCGAATAAAGCTCCTTCCGAACCCATCAGTCCACCTCAAGGCTGAAGTCCTGATAGTCCATCCATATGCCTGTCTTCATGACCTAGTCGTACTGAGCCTTCAGCAGCTCGTAGTGGGCCTTTTCCACCTTCGCCAGCTCCTCGAAGATCCTCCTAACGCTCTCGTGTTCTGCTTCCTTCGCTGCTCTCTCGTAGAACTCCCAGGTGAGCTTCTCCTGTTCCATGCCGATCTTCACCGCATCGACCTCGCTTAGGTTTTCCTCCTCGACCTTGACGAGGAGCCTGTCGAGGGCCTCCATGTCCACCGCGGGAAGCTCACACTTCTCCACCAGGGCCCCCGCGAACTTCTCCTCAAAGATATCCCAGTGCTCCGCCTCTTCCCCGGCCAGGAATAGGAACATCTTCTTTGCCCTCTCGTCGCTGGCCTTCTTTGCCAGCCTTATGTAAAACTTCAGCTCGGCCTTTTCGACCTCAAGGGCAAGAGCAAGGGCTTCAAGTTCGTTCATGTTATCACCAAAAGACTTTAGGGGGTTTGGCCCTAATAACCTTTGGTGGACAGAGATGGGGATTGAGAGGGTTGAAAGGCCGCTTGAACTGAAGGGAGAGCTTCTCGGCTTCGTTTTCCGTGTCTACCAGGGCACCGGTGGGGCTTACCCGGCCCTTGAGTGGGTCGAGGAGAAGCCTTCAACGGACGACTTCGAGGGCTTCAGAAAGGTCTACGAGCCCTTCCTGGAGTTCAGACTAGGGAAGGAGTTCGACGAGCTCTACGTCCTGAGAGAGGACGGGCGAATAATAGGTACGGTGGCGCTCGTCTACAACCTTGAAGGTAAGGACGTCTGGTGGGTGCCTGAGGAAATAAAAAACGAGAAGACCGGCCTCATCGAGTTTTTCATGGTCGATCCGTCTTACAAGGGCAAAGGCTACGGCTCGAAGCTCCTCGAGTTCGCGGTGGGAAGGCTAAAGGAGTTAGGCAAGGAAGCCTACGTGATAACCTTCCCGCATCTTGAGGCATATTCATATTATATGAAAAAGGGCTTCACCAAGGTAATGGACTACGGGGAGTTCGTCGTGCTGAAAAAAGAAAGCTAGAGGACGTAGAGGTAGAGGGCGGCAAGTATCTGGAGGAAGAGGAGCAGGACCGCCGATAATGCAATCATTTTGTGCGTATTCCTTGTTAGTTTCCTCCCCCAAAACAGCCTTCCGCTCGCTGCGGCAAAGAGGACGTAGGCGTAGACGAAGAGCCCGAACCTGCCGTGGGCCGACGGTACGCCGACGACGGTGTAGAGCATGTAGGCAACCCCCGCCGTGAGCAGGCCCACCGCGGAGTAAACGAAGTAATGGTGAACCCGGCGATCGTGCTTTCTCGCGTAATAAATCCCAAAGAGCAAGAGAAGGAGCGCCGTAACCTGCACTATTGCGTGAACCTGGAAAGGCTCCATTAAGATCACCCGTCGAGCTTAAGCTCCCCGTAGCCCCTCGCTATGTTGTGCTTGGTCGTGAAGTCGTCAGCATCTGCCATCGCGAAGATGAACTTGACCTTCTGCCCGGGCGTGAAGGCCTTGTCGTACTGGTCGCCGGTGTTGAGCTTTCTCTTGAACTCTATCACCGTGTAGCCGTTCTCCTCCTTTCCGGCATACTCGATTATGTCGCTGCTCCCACCGAGCTTCTCGTCGGGCGGGTGGGGCCCGTAGGTTCCGGTTGAGTAGGCATCGATCACAACGGCATTGCCTTCCTGAACCCAGCCGAAGACCATGTCGGCGTCTTTCATCTTGTCGGTGGGCTCGAAGCCTATGGCAACCCAGCCGGTCGTCTGCCCCTTAAGGGCCATGTAAAGATATTCACCATCGTTCCTCCAGTAAACGACCAGCTTTCCACCCGCCAGGGAAAGCTGGTGGGCGTACTCATTTTCGCCTATCACACCGTCGGCCTTCCACTCCCCGAGCTGGGGCGGGGAAGCTGTGGAAGAAGGAGTCGTTTGAGAGGGTGAGCTCGTACCACCTCCCCCTGTGCAGGCGCTCAAAAATACAACCCCCACCAAGAGAAGGGCAACAATGCCAAAATTTTTCGGCTTCATGTAGTATCACCTAATAATTTTCCACCTTCATGCTATTTAAACCTTTTCATTTATGTAACATTTGTACCCAATTTGTACCCTATTTTTGTACCAATAATAAAAAATCCTTTTATAGTTTGGGGACACATTGTTACATGCATATGGAGATGTTAAGAATGGACGTAAAAGTTTGGGGATTCCTTCTGGTGGGGCTCCTCATCGGAGCCCTCGTGGGGTACGGGCTCGCGCCAAAGGGTATGAGCCAGGAGGACTACAACGCCCTCCAGGGGCAGGTCAAGGAGCTTCAGGGGAAGGTAGGCCAGTATGAAAGCCAGATCAGTGACCTCAAGGGAAAGGTAAGCGACTACGAAAAGCAGCTCGGAGAGCTCAAAGGAAAGGTCTACACCGTCAACATAGCCTACAAGGAGGGCATAGGCTATTATCTAGTGGACAGGGACGGAAGGGCACTCTACTACTTCGCCAAGGACGTGCCCAACTCAGGGGAAAGCGCCTGCTATGGGGACTGTGCCCAGAAGTGGCCCGTCTTCTATGAGGAAGAGCTCAACCTTCCGCCCGGGCTCAACAAGGACGACTTCTCCGTTATAACACGCGACGACGGCAGCAAGCAGCTCACCTACAAGGGATGGCCGCTGTACTATTTCTTCAAGGACGAAAAGGCCGGAGATACGAACGGTGAAGGCGTTAAGGGCGTTTGGTTCGTCATGAAGCCGGACTACACACTCATGATAGCTTACAAGGACGGTATAGGCACCTACTTCGTTGACCCGAAGGGCATGGCCCTCTACTACTTCGCGAAGGACGTGAATGGAACGAGCGTCTGTTACGGCGAATGCGCCCAGAAGTGGCCAGTGTTCGCTCCGGAAGAGGTCTCCGCCCCCTCAACACTCGACCCGAGCGACTTCAGCTACATCACGAGGGAAGACGACACCAAACAGCTCGCCTACAAGGGATGGCCACTCTACTACTTCTTCAAGGACGAGAAGGCAGGGGACACCAACGGAGAGGACGTCAAGCACGTCTGGTACGTTATGAGGGACTACGACGTTATGATCGCCTACCAGCCCAGCGTGGGGACTTACCTCGTTGATGATATGGGAATGACCCTCTACTACTTCGTCAAGGATTCGAACGGTACCAGTGTATGCTACGGCGAATGCGCCCAGAAATGGCCGGTGTTCTACCGCGAGAACCCTGTGGTGCCTTCGGTGATAGCGAACGACTTCGGCGAGATAACGAGGGACGACGGGAGCAAGCAGACGACCTTCAGGGGCTATCCGCTGTACTACTTCTTCAAGGACGGGAAGAGGGGAGACATAAACGGCCAGGGTGTCAAGAACGTGTGGTTCGTGGTCAACCCCTTCAACTTCCCGTGACCCCCTTTAATTTTTTAAGGATTAAGGACAACCCCCAATCATGGACAGAAAGCTCAGGAACGTCCTTCTCTGGCTACTGGTCGGCTCGAAGGGCGGAAAGACGAGGGTCAAAATCCTCAAGCTAGTCCGAGAGAGGCCCTCTAACGTGCACCAGCTCGCTAAGGAACTCAACCTTAACTACCGCACGGTAAAATACCACCTCGAACTCATGCTCGAGCACGGAATCGTTGAAAGGGTTGGCGAGGACTACGGGGCGATCTACGTGCTCTCCGAGGAAGTTGAGAAAAACTGGAATGAAATAGAAAGCATAATCGGGGTGAACGGAAGGTGATGGGGATTTACTGGCAAATTAACCTGCTCATAGTGCTAACTGAGTTAATCCTGGCCCTCATGCTCCTCAGAAACTATCTGGAGATGAAGGACACGAAACTCGGGAAGAAGCTCTTCGGGGTGTCCCTGGTCTTCGTGATCCAGAGCCTGCTCGCGATAGTTTTCTACGTCCGCTGGGCAGGTATGGGAATGGGGAAGGAGGTTGCGGGGCCGCTCCTCCTGCTCTCGCTGAGTGGCCTTTTTGGGGTCAGTCTGCTGTACTCAATTTCGAGGATGTGATTGGTTTGAGAAAAGAAATATTTGCCCTTTCCATACTTCTCCTGCTGGTCGCCACCACGTACTGGCTCGGCGGCGGCAAAAACACAACGCAGGTGCCGAAAGAACAGCTCTCCAGCGGGCAGTCTGGAGTTATCCAGATCACCGGACTCGTCGAGAGGCCCTACAACATAACCTACGAGGAGCTCAGGAAGTTCCCCTCCAGGGAGGTGGAGTCGCCCCTCTACTGCGTGAGCCAGCCCGACCAGGTCAGGAAGAACGGGACGTGGAAGGGAGTCCCGTTAAAGGCGATTCTTGAACTGGCAAGGCCCAGGGGCGGGGCGTACAAGGTGGCCCTCTACGCGAGCGACGGTTTTACAACGGACTTCTATCTCGACGCTGTGATGGCGGACGAGGACATCATCATAGCCTACGAGTTCAACGGTGAGCCGATAACTCCCCGAATAGTCGCCCCTGGCCGGTGGGGTTACAAGTGGATCAAGTACCTGACGAGGATAGAGCTTGTAAGCTACGACTTCAAGGGCACGTGGGAGAGCGCGGGTTATCCCGACGACGCGCTGATACTGGACGGCTCTTCACCGGGAAGGTGAGCGCCTTGAGGACGAAAACTGCACTGGCGATAGTGGAGTGGACGTCGCTTCCGCTCCTCCTCCTGGCTGGACTGCTGGTCATCAGCGGCTACGGGCTGACGAGTGAGGCGGCGAGAAGCGCATCACTCGGCCTGCTGACCTTCTCCCGCTCCCAGGCGATACACCTGAGCAGGGTCGTAAAACTCGGCTTCGTTTTCCTTTTACTCCTCCACACCTACGCCGGGACGGGGGTGCTGGCAAAGAAGGTGAAGAAGAGCGGCCACCAAGGGCTCGCGGCTATTATGGAGTATTCTGTGCTGGCGTTTCTGCTTTACGTCGGCTGGATAGCGCTGAACGGGGAGTTCGGAGGATAAAGAGAACAGAGGGATTTACTCAGTGGCAACCGACGGCGGCCGGAACATGGCCTCAACGTCGTCCCTGATGTCGGCAAACGGGCCCGCCAGGTAGACCTTCCCGCCGCTGATGACCACGCCGTAGTCGGCCAAGTTCTCGAAGGGCTCCCAGATGTGGCTTATGATAACGAAGCTCTTCCCCCTGCCCTTCCACTTCCCGATGACGCCGACTATTTCAGCGACGCTCTCGAAGTCCACGTTGGCAAGGGGCTCATCGAGGAAGATGACGTCAGGTTCGCCAACGAAGGCCTGTGCAAGGCTCAGCCTCTTGAGCATCCCCGAGGAGTAGCCCTCTATCCTCCTGTCAAGGGCGTCCTCGATGCCGAACAGCCCGGCGGCTTTCTCGACGTCCTCCTCACTGGCTCCCCGGCCCTTCGCTATGAACTCCAGCCACTCCCGCCCGGTCGTCAGCTTGGGGAACCTCCCGGGGTCGAAGGCGACGCCGACGCTTTTCCTGGCCTCGGGACTTTTCCAGGGGTCTTTTCCCAGGAGCTTCACGCTCCCCTTC
This window contains:
- a CDS encoding DUF835 domain-containing protein, producing the protein MGDNLVIFILFLKIGMGIIFLNAFFRSSRKSALLISLGWITSATLPIKRVPFHGIYLDSVIMGVSTALTLVGILLLIEEETGRHSPTAMHLTLPVIPVAYGIFESLMKENCACVYATSGVLLVIGGVVIIEFLSKYYHSQAKLFGVTILLSGVASMAYPSLYFNGMMPEQIEMYGATLLALLTAYAYYQIIYSKRFLEIHKIPTNSSSGPDISPGVYIMSLTEFKEIRQKLRRYPVLAFLRTTPGEEGWITYWIRTIEGPDTIPPTSLYRITQLTSQYLNEMTQAKKNGIVVLEAPEFLKLYNDFRSVLKLLSSLRDISIIFRATLIVVTEKDTWEDKEWPLLVRILH
- a CDS encoding Fur family transcriptional regulator, with amino-acid sequence MWREKAVERLKRGGYKLTPQRLRLIEVLDELGKSHPSLTELLEEIRKEFPTMSFSTLYSNLLTLRELGLVELFSLEGETRVEVNTEPHVNIIEGERIIDVNDPEIIEAIRRKTGRRVKLVNVLVE
- a CDS encoding iron-sulfur cluster assembly protein; translation: MGLFELFRAKKRPEKGPRKDLPPEVSRVVGILRNVHDPETGLSIVDEGLLYGLTVERDEVDVFLLMARSTPECHFCQMLAINVQNRILREIVDALKREGFNRIRIYNEIGLLLAEG
- a CDS encoding winged helix-turn-helix domain-containing protein, producing the protein MDRKLRNVLLWLLVGSKGGKTRVKILKLVRERPSNVHQLAKELNLNYRTVKYHLELMLEHGIVERVGEDYGAIYVLSEEVEKNWNEIESIIGVNGR
- a CDS encoding DOMON domain-containing protein, producing the protein MKPKNFGIVALLLVGVVFLSACTGGGGTSSPSQTTPSSTASPPQLGEWKADGVIGENEYAHQLSLAGGKLVVYWRNDGEYLYMALKGQTTGWVAIGFEPTDKMKDADMVFGWVQEGNAVVIDAYSTGTYGPHPPDEKLGGSSDIIEYAGKEENGYTVIEFKRKLNTGDQYDKAFTPGQKVKFIFAMADADDFTTKHNIARGYGELKLDG
- a CDS encoding GNAT family N-acetyltransferase; this encodes MGIERVERPLELKGELLGFVFRVYQGTGGAYPALEWVEEKPSTDDFEGFRKVYEPFLEFRLGKEFDELYVLREDGRIIGTVALVYNLEGKDVWWVPEEIKNEKTGLIEFFMVDPSYKGKGYGSKLLEFAVGRLKELGKEAYVITFPHLEAYSYYMKKGFTKVMDYGEFVVLKKES
- a CDS encoding ABC transporter ATP-binding protein, coding for MTVIRAENLHKYFGPIKALQGVTVEIPEGLTLILGPNGGGKSTFMKVALGLYRPTKGSVKLLGKDPWKSPEARKSVGVAFDPGRFPKLTTGREWLEFIAKGRGASEEDVEKAAGLFGIEDALDRRIEGYSSGMLKRLSLAQAFVGEPDVIFLDEPLANVDFESVAEIVGVIGKWKGRGKSFVIISHIWEPFENLADYGVVISGGKVYLAGPFADIRDDVEAMFRPPSVATE
- a CDS encoding iron-sulfur cluster assembly protein, whose protein sequence is MKVYMPGREWPEHYKAVLNELAEITDPVTGGDILDSGVVAGLEVSDDTLKVWLNFESHAEYNITGASAIAYSKIIGDIIERFALVRFQNVYVYDLKNNPVGVFENKKGYKIEDISTEKV
- a CDS encoding encapsulin — encoded protein: MLGLNPISISREKPLSKEEIAQALRWAIEAELDAINFYEQFARFIEDEKLKSVFLDVAREEKAHVGEFMALLLHLDSEQVGELKDGFEEVEEMTGIRTELSSGDPEAGVADYMKVLRDAFLGAVERSRVLYNALPRTKMLGLQSYRVDVIEEKDGVRVARQEYRPIPLLTKKFYVGLRELSDGSFDPAVAVKAGELLVKDEEALLIRELLSAGSKSAPLGDWESTEGALDSLMTALQMASESSSGPFALVINPKRYAKLLRVHEQGGKMLIEVLKGVFRGGIFVTPSLDENKVVVFANTPAVLDIVIGQEPDLKELGPEGEEVAFLVSEALALRVKDPGSIVVLG
- a CDS encoding molybdopterin-dependent oxidoreductase, giving the protein MRKEIFALSILLLLVATTYWLGGGKNTTQVPKEQLSSGQSGVIQITGLVERPYNITYEELRKFPSREVESPLYCVSQPDQVRKNGTWKGVPLKAILELARPRGGAYKVALYASDGFTTDFYLDAVMADEDIIIAYEFNGEPITPRIVAPGRWGYKWIKYLTRIELVSYDFKGTWESAGYPDDALILDGSSPGR
- the dps gene encoding DNA protection during starvation protein, with product MSEHNRRLVERAGIDVEKLLDMLLRAAAAEFTTYYYYTILRNYAAGLEGEAIKEIVEDARIEDRNHFEALVPRIYELGGDLPRDIRDFANMAWCRDAYLPEEPTIENILKVLLEAERCAVGVYTEICNYTMGKDPRTYDLALAILHEEIEHEAWFEELLTGKPSGHFRRGKPGESPYVSKFLK
- a CDS encoding ferritin family protein, which translates into the protein MVQELDEGLPLEKVKDFSLEELLGMAIKAEIGARKFYESLAERLDIQALKEKIEWLADEEGKHEALLRNLYESMFPGKEVVFPGEHIGPELQPVARELHGAEDIIELIRWAMRAEEIAANFYAEIENIVEAEDKKRLMRYLSDMEKGHYYTLKAEYELLLDWSMYSQMMNLGP
- a CDS encoding ferritin family protein, with the translated sequence MSMAEPLVKKAYETEKKAASSYTDGLGRIRGQGLKYTGVEKVVGRIAVDTIIHKHLMKAILEAQKELEKLAGEGPIEETKEVELVPEQKALVKRFAEMHLDIEKDMIETYQKMAEKMTHPLFKSLAEALVENEKEHHRILAELISKYKE
- a CDS encoding ferritin family protein; this encodes MNELEALALALEVEKAELKFYIRLAKKASDERAKKMFLFLAGEEAEHWDIFEEKFAGALVEKCELPAVDMEALDRLLVKVEEENLSEVDAVKIGMEQEKLTWEFYERAAKEAEHESVRRIFEELAKVEKAHYELLKAQYD